The sequence below is a genomic window from Candidatus Aminicenantes bacterium.
TTTCAGCGTCGACTATATTACGTTGGGTGACTTTTTTCAAAGCGAAATTCGCAAAAGGACGGAAAATGAATTTGGCATGATTGCAACGGTTGTGCCCCACCGGCTGAAAATGACTTGCCTTTTTAGCGGGGCGAAGCGATTGATGGTTTCCGCAAGGGGGTATATTTGAATGTTTGGGCCCTCCTGAAATCCACCCCACTTGACATAACAGCCGATTTCATTGAATGTAATGTTAGCCCACAGAAGATGACAGACAAGGAATCGATGGAAGAACAAGTCAAATCAAAGCAACGGGTAGCCGATCATGGCGAGGTGTTGACCGGTAAGCGGGAGGTCAACGCCATGCTCGATCTTGTGAAACAGGAAACGGAGCGGATCGAATCGCGTTTCCTCGAACCCGCTTGCGGCAATGGGAATTTTCTTGCCCCAATTCTGGAACGAAAGCTGGCTGTTGTGGAAAAGCGCTATGGCAAGTCACAGTTGGATTTCGAACGGTATGCAATCCTGGCCGTGTCATCCATTTACGGAATTGATATTCAGGAAGATAACGTGCAGCATTGCCGCCAACGGCTTTTTGGAATATTTGATCTTCTTTATTTGCGTTTGTTCAAGGACAGGACAAAAGACGCCTGCCGCGAGTCCATCCGGTTTATCCTTGAGCGCAACATCATCTGGGGCGATGCCCTCGACCTGAAGACCAGAAAAGAACCAAGGGTTCCAATTGTCTTTTCCGAATGGTCGCCGCTCAATGGTAGTATGTTCAAACGGCGGGACTTCGTTTTCAAGGATTTGCTGGATCATGAGGGCATGAAGGAACTGCCACTCTTCTCCGACCTTGGCGAGGACGTGTTCATCCCCACGCCGGAGAAGGAGTATCCGCCGGTTCACTTTATGGAGATCGCCAATGCTCAACAGTAGCAACTATAACCCGGATGTGCTGTCCTGCATTGCGAACTTGAGCAGTGACGAGGTGTTCACACCGCCGCAACTGGTGAATCAAATGCTGGATATGCTCCCGGAGGAAATATGGAGCGACGGAAAGGCCACGTTCCTTGATCCCGGCTGCAAGTCCGGCGTGTTCCTGCGCGAGATGGCCAAGCGGCTGGACAAGGGGCTTGAAGACCAGATCCCCGACCGCCAGAGACGGATAAACCATATTTTTAAAAACCAACTTTACGGCCTGCCGATCACGGAACTGACCGCGCTGCTCTCACGCCGCTCGGTCTATTGTTCCAAGACCGCCAACGGCAGGTATTCCGTCTGCGAGACCTTTGACACTCCGGAAGGCAACATCCGCTTCGAGCGCATCGAACATGCGTGGAGAAAAGGGCGTTGCGTATACTGCGGAGCCAGTCAAGAAGCATACGAGCGTGGCAAGGAACTCGAAACCCACGCCTACGAGTTCATTCACACCGAGCATCCCGAGGAGATTTTTAATATGAAATTCGACGTCATCATCGGCAACCCGCCCTACCAGTTGAGCGATGCAGGAGATAGCACAGGCTCATCACCCATCTACAACAAATTTGTCGAACGGGCCAAAAAACTGAACACTCGCTATCTCTCGATGATTATCCCGTCTCGCTGGTTTGCCGGCGGAAAAGGCTTGGACGAGTTCCGAGATGCGATGCTGCATGATCGGCGCATCTCTTCTCTTGTCGACTACCCAATCGCTTCCGACGTGTTTCCTGGTGTCAAAGTGATAGGTGGTGTTTGCTTTTTCCTGTGGGAACGAGATTACAAGGGTCCATGTCAGGTGACGACGCACATGAATGGCAAGACCGACACGATGACGCGCCCCTTGGACGAATTCGACACCTTTGTCCGCTTCAACAAGGCCATTTCAATCCTCAAAAAAGTCGCTGCCAAGAAATATCCTTCGCTGAGTGGTCAAGTATCCCGACAGAAACCATTCGGCCTTCGCACCTTCATCAAACCG
It includes:
- a CDS encoding SAM-dependent DNA methyltransferase, coding for MEEQVKSKQRVADHGEVLTGKREVNAMLDLVKQETERIESRFLEPACGNGNFLAPILERKLAVVEKRYGKSQLDFERYAILAVSSIYGIDIQEDNVQHCRQRLFGIFDLLYLRLFKDRTKDACRESIRFILERNIIWGDALDLKTRKEPRVPIVFSEWSPLNGSMFKRRDFVFKDLLDHEGMKELPLFSDLGEDVFIPTPEKEYPPVHFMEIANAQQ
- a CDS encoding restriction endonuclease — translated: MLNSSNYNPDVLSCIANLSSDEVFTPPQLVNQMLDMLPEEIWSDGKATFLDPGCKSGVFLREMAKRLDKGLEDQIPDRQRRINHIFKNQLYGLPITELTALLSRRSVYCSKTANGRYSVCETFDTPEGNIRFERIEHAWRKGRCVYCGASQEAYERGKELETHAYEFIHTEHPEEIFNMKFDVIIGNPPYQLSDAGDSTGSSPIYNKFVERAKKLNTRYLSMIIPSRWFAGGKGLDEFRDAMLHDRRISSLVDYPIASDVFPGVKVIGGVCFFLWERDYKGPCQVTTHMNGKTDTMTRPLDEFDTFVRFNKAISILKKVAAKKYPSLSGQVSRQKPFGLRTFIKPEKHGELTLYANKAVGKISKSQITAGTEMLNKWKALISMGYGEGGEAREYPRMIMGKPIVAAPPSACTETYLVVGAYDSEGEATNLAAYLRSRFLRFLVGLRKNTQHITKDRFAFVPQLSMTMTWKDAKLYKHFNLTEDEIAFIESMVRPMEANNE